attaaattaagcgctatttattaatagtatttttattaagattagacTTTAATTCGTGGAGAAATAAGGCAATTACGGTGCGCAAGGCGGTTACAGCAGTGACGCAGTTACAGGTTATGATGCCCCCTCTATGATAAACAGAGGGGCGGCCTATCATTAGTCAGCCCCCTGGGTACAAGCTGAAATTGCATTTGTCAGATTCCAATGCCAAGGCTTGGAACTACTTGTTTGGGCGATAGTCGCGATACACACTAACAGTACATTCCTGCACGCGGATGACTTGTGATTACGGCATGCATGGTAATTCTCAGGGAGGCGCTTGAAGGGTGGGTTACTTAAAATGCATGTTACAAATCGAATTAGCATTCGCCATCGAGATTATGAGGACCAATTACACGACAGATACGAATGGGCTGCCAAGTTGGTGGCGGTATTGGACGAATTAAACCTCCTTGGAGCTGTTGTTAGGCGATGAGACAATGCGCCCTAAATCCGGGAGATGCAACGTTGATAATCTCAACCAGCTGCGAAGACATTCTCACTGTAATATACAACAATCGGGAAGATGGATGCGGCGAGAGGTTGCCAAGGTACGCGGCCGTTGTTTGCCTCAAGCCCCTCCCTCTCGTGCCGGCACTTAAAACTTGACATCTTGACACCTATAAGAATAACAACCTATTATTGCTATTCTTAACATTTAATACTAGAAACCCATATAACCCCCTGGCTTATCCCGAAGCACCCGAAGTGCAGGTGACACCCAGATTGGCAGGAGTATTAGCACAGAGAACTTTGTTCGCTCCGCTAGGCGCTTTGACAGTGAAGTCCTGTATCTGGATCCCACATGTGCCAGCTACAGAACAGTCCATGTCAGCCACAACATCCTTGTAGTGTCCAGAAGTGGTGCCAGAAAATCCGGAGAAGACCACGTCGCTAATCTTGCCCGTCGATGGATTAGTTGAGCAATCAGCTGCCGTGGAAGAATAGCAGGTTGAGATCTGAATGGCGTAGGTGCATGAGTCACAGATGATATCCTCCCAAGTGACATTGGAGACGCTCCCAGTGCCATGGGTTGAGCCACCTGGATAGTACTTGATACCCGCTGCCTTCATACCACCACTCATAGTGCAGTTCTTGAAGATGCTGTTTGTCACTATATCGTTCGAGCCTGAGCTTCCAGCCAGGCTGCCAACTGAGAGGCCGTGAGAACCAACACAGGTTACACCAGTAGTGGTTACATAGCTGGCGCCAGGCTTGAGAACGACACAGTCATCGTCATTGGTGACTTTGGTGTTCTCAACTGTCACGAACGAGGCTGGGCCAATGTCAAAGCCATCTGTGTTATGGGCGACATTGGCCGAGGTGCTCACAGAGTAGAGTGTCAAGTCGGAATAGTGAATGTTTTTTGAGTTGCCACCGGTGACAACATGGAAACTGGGCGCAGCCTTGATAGTGATGCCGCTCATTTTGATGTTTGTGGAACCATCTACGCGGATCAAGTAGGGACGCTTGTAGGAGGGGGTTGTGATGATGTGATCCCCTGCGATTGGTGTTAGACGTCAACCTTTCTTGCAAGCAAAAAACCATGGGCAGCGCAAACGCTTCATAATACGTACAGCTTGCCTGACCATTGCCGTTGATGGTCCCAGAACCGGTGATGGTTGCACCATTGATGTTCTGTATGTGGATGATCTGTCCCTTGCCGTCCCAGTAGGTGAAGTCAGTGGATACAGAGAGCTCTCCGTTGAGCTGGAGAGTGCATCCGCTGCAGCCTGAAAAGGAGAGCTGGCTGTTGATATGATATGTCTGTCCGCtggggatgacgatggtaCCACTAGGGCAGGCGTTGATAGCGGACTGAATTGCTGGGACGTCATCCACAGAGGGAGAGCCACCCGTCTGAGGTGTGCAAGTTGTCCCTCGAGGTTGCAGCTGGACGCGGTCCGGGATGACGGGGATGGGCTCAGCGGTTGCAAGACTGAAGAGGCATGCAATAGCAACCGACACGAGAAGAAAAGACTTGGGCGCCATGATGAACAGTTTATGAAAGAAATTTTGGTGTAGAAGGCCGTGTTCTAATCGATGAAGCACGCAGTTGTATGGATGACCTCTCATGGTACTTTATATCAATAGTCGACTTGATGATTTCGATACCGCTGTGAGCATCCATAAGCCTGCTCCGTTACCTGGCATCACCCGAACCAGAAACATAGCTTTGAATTTCTCTCTATTGGTGGATTTTCTCGGTCCTAGGTGTCACACACAAGGCACATGACAGGATGGTGGTAAACCAGGTTTCCTCCGGGCCCTCGCACTATATATTCGGAATTCGGCACATCAAGTTTGCACTAAAATGCCGATCCCCCAAGAGTCAATGATCACTCGTATGAGTTTCCCGTGGTTTTGGTAGCCAATGTCACGGACCCAACGGCGCGAAGGCGGAAGCCGGCCGTCCCTGGCTTACCCCTGAAAGAGCCGAGTCAATAGGGCACTGGTCCTATTTCAACCAACATAATTTCTTTGGTCAATCACCCCCACAACAACGCCCCTCATTTCCTGGGGCCCCAATGCGGGTGCGGGGGTTGGCGTAGCTGGAGAAAGGTCTTCTATTTTAGACGTACCACACAGCCTTTCAACAAACCCTTCCTTCTGTCCGATGAAGCGTTTCAGGATATCACGGCAGTAAATACCCGCCACATTTAGCCTGAGCCCATGTGAGTTCTCCATGCTCCTCTAAAATTTGGTGTTTACGGGGAACCTGTCTGACCAGTAGAACGACGCTACTTTTTGGCATCCTCTCTATCCCCTGCTTCCCATCTGAAAACCCACCATCTATAGGCCTTTCGATAGATTCAACCATGCCAACTTCCATGTTATTCGGATAAAACGGATGCTATGGCCTCAGCTAACAGGTGGAAATtagaaaggaaaaaaaggacTAAAATGTTTGGATGCATCGTGTGTTTCTTCGCCACTTCTCTGATGCGGATGGAATTGGTTCAAAGCGTTGACATCAATACCTATCCAACCAATAGAGAAATGTGCGTTTAGCCGCCCAGGCCACAATCATCAAAGTTAGAGCTCGCTGCCTCTGCCTTTCGTCCCCCATATGTTCCATAAGTAATCAATCTCGTCTTTGGCAACTTTCTCTTGCACAGAATTTTCAATAACTCAGCCCAACTTGAGTAAACCCTAACTCCAAACACGATTCCAACTGTCCACAATGCAGTTTTCTCTTACATCTATGATCCTTTCTTTCGCCGTCCTGGGCGTCTCTTGCAGCCCGAGGACCTCTACGCCTAGTGGGTGCCTGAGTGTCAGGGCCTCTGGGGCGTCCTCAGGCGAGTACGCGTCACTAGGAGCGGCCGTCGCCGCTCTTGGGATTGGAAGCACCTCGTCGACAGCCTGCATTTTTATGTACCCCGGCACCTACGAGGAGCAAGTCGTCATCAATGCTTACAAGGGCGCTTTGACGCTCTACGGGTATTCGACCGACACCTCTTCCTATGCTGAAAACCAGGTCACCATCAAGCATTCTGAGAATTCCACAGTTGCGGGAAGCGATGAGGCCAGCTCCACTGTCGACGCCAGGGGCACCAACTTCAAAATGTACAATATCGATGTTGTAAACTCATTTGTGGGAAGCCAAGCAATTGCATTTACCAGTCGTGGCGATCAGCAGAGCTTCTACGGGTGCGGGTTCTACGGATACCAAGGTAAGTTtgcttgtcgtcgtcgatctCGTTTCAGAGGCGATGACTTCTATGTGCATGCTCCACAGATACTCACGTTTCTCTCAGATACGCTATTTGCTCACTCTGGAAACCAATACTACAAGAAGTGCTTGATTCAAGGTATAACTTGACAATTCTCCCTTTCTCTCACAGCTGGATATCCTGACATCCTCCTAGGGGCTGTCGATTACATCTTTGGTGATGCCTCGGCTTGGTTTGAGCAATGTATACCGCCGTCTCCTTCCCAGTGAAACAAAATTTAAAGAGACCATCAA
This region of Fusarium keratoplasticum isolate Fu6.1 chromosome 7, whole genome shotgun sequence genomic DNA includes:
- a CDS encoding putative endo-xylogalacturonan hydrolase A; translated protein: MAPKSFLLVSVAIACLFSLATAEPIPVIPDRVQLQPRGTTCTPQTGGSPSVDDVPAIQSAINACPSGTIVIPSGQTYHINSQLSFSGCSGCTLQLNGELSVSTDFTYWDGKGQIIHIQNINGATITGSGTINGNGQASWDHIITTPSYKRPYLIRVDGSTNIKMSGITIKAAPSFHVVTGGNSKNIHYSDLTLYSVSTSANVAHNTDGFDIGPASFVTVENTKVTNDDDCVVLKPGASYVTTTGVTCVGSHGLSVGSLAGSSGSNDIVTNSIFKNCTMSGGMKAAGIKYYPGGSTHGTGSVSNVTWEDIICDSCTYAIQISTCYSSTAADCSTNPSTGKISDVVFSGFSGTTSGHYKDVVADMDCSVAGTCGIQIQDFTVKAPSGANKVLCANTPANLGVTCTSGASG
- a CDS encoding Pectinesterase domain-containing protein, with the translated sequence MQFSLTSMILSFAVLGVSCSPRTSTPSGCLSVRASGASSGEYASLGAAVAALGIGSTSSTACIFMYPGTYEEQVVINAYKGALTLYGYSTDTSSYAENQVTIKHSENSTVAGSDEASSTVDARGTNFKMYNIDVVNSFVGSQAIAFTSRGDQQSFYGCGFYGYQDTLFAHSGNQYYKKCLIQGAVDYIFGDASAWFEQCTIRSTAGGAITAMHRATTSETTWYVINNSTIEAAAGYTATSGVYLGRPWGVDARVIYQYCSLSNIINAHGWNTMAPSATPIPWLRTFMEYSNSGAGATTTARQFETKATAAVGLSDLFPAGSAWIDHTY